The Hymenobacter sp. 5317J-9 genome has a window encoding:
- the sdaAB gene encoding L-serine ammonia-lyase, iron-sulfur-dependent subunit beta — protein sequence MAEKSSIFDMIGPVMIGPSSSHTAGVVRIARAAIRILGAVPTEAVITFYNSFARTYEGHGSDRAIVAGLLGYAPDDTRIRTAFDHAAAAGLRYTFQSVGNASTMHPNTIKLNLLDGATGHRVEVVGQSRGGGVIRIVEVDGFPADFSGALHTLIIDAHDVPGSIAFIASVIAHDQCNIATMFVSRKGRNDAARQFIEMDSPIKEITLQYLRQLSWVQRITYIPTLE from the coding sequence ATGGCCGAGAAATCCAGCATTTTTGATATGATTGGTCCCGTGATGATTGGGCCCAGCTCGTCGCACACGGCTGGCGTGGTGCGCATTGCGCGCGCCGCCATTCGCATTCTGGGCGCCGTGCCCACCGAGGCCGTCATCACGTTCTACAACTCGTTTGCCCGCACCTACGAGGGCCACGGCTCCGACCGCGCCATTGTGGCGGGCCTGCTGGGCTACGCACCCGACGACACGCGCATCCGCACGGCGTTCGACCACGCCGCGGCCGCTGGCCTGCGCTACACCTTTCAGAGCGTGGGCAATGCCTCCACCATGCACCCCAACACCATCAAGCTGAACCTGCTGGACGGCGCCACCGGCCACCGCGTGGAAGTGGTGGGCCAGAGCCGCGGCGGCGGGGTCATTCGCATTGTGGAAGTCGACGGCTTTCCGGCCGATTTTTCGGGCGCGCTGCACACGCTCATCATTGATGCCCACGACGTGCCGGGCTCCATTGCTTTCATCGCCTCGGTCATTGCCCACGACCAATGCAACATCGCCACCATGTTTGTGAGCCGCAAGGGGCGCAACGACGCGGCCCGTCAGTTCATTGAGATGGACAGCCCCATCAAAGAAATCACGCTGCAGTACCTGCGCCAGCTGAGCTGGGTGCAGCGCATCACCTACATTCCCACGCTGGAATAG
- a CDS encoding TolC family protein, protein MKRLTLPASMKHGLLAGLAGALALAPAARAQQTPAVPGAPPAAAPSGTAQALPTGPWSLQSAVDYALAHNLNVRLSELQAQNNQQILRQSRAALLPSANLSGSQSWQYGTSVNPLTFEFQSNTVRANNLAGIAQVTLFQGFQLRNTIKRNDLDYKASLADIEKARNDLSLNVASAFLQLVLAQELVRANQTRVESDQAQITRSKILLKAGSIPESTLLDSQSQLATDELNVVTAQNQADLARLSLLQLMNIDPANAAGFAIEVPQLPDPDEEGALALDLNATYQTAAGRLPEIRAAELRVQSARRGTDLARGGYYPRLALTGQVFTGYSSVRTVTSVSNDSTARRTTFYVNNGGVQTPLTVTTYQRNILSLPQGFWDQLNQNLGQQIQFQLNVPILNGLQVRTGVQRAIINEKAQSVRAEQARLTLRQSIEQAYADARAAQLQYAAAKRQVAALTLTQRNSEIRFNNGLLNGTEFNIAKNNLTFAESNRIQAKYSYIFRRKVLDFYQGKPLTL, encoded by the coding sequence ATGAAACGACTGACCCTTCCCGCTTCGATGAAGCACGGGCTGCTGGCCGGTTTGGCAGGCGCGCTGGCGCTGGCGCCGGCCGCCCGGGCCCAACAAACGCCGGCCGTGCCGGGTGCGCCGCCCGCGGCAGCGCCCAGTGGCACGGCCCAGGCACTGCCCACGGGCCCCTGGTCGCTGCAAAGCGCCGTGGACTACGCCCTGGCCCACAACCTGAACGTGCGCCTGAGCGAGCTGCAGGCCCAGAACAATCAGCAGATACTGCGCCAGAGCCGCGCCGCGCTGCTGCCCTCGGCCAACCTGAGCGGCTCGCAGTCGTGGCAGTACGGCACCAGCGTGAACCCGCTCACCTTCGAGTTTCAAAGCAACACCGTGCGGGCCAACAACCTGGCCGGCATTGCTCAGGTCACGCTGTTTCAGGGCTTCCAGCTGCGCAACACCATCAAGCGCAACGACCTGGACTACAAAGCCAGCCTGGCCGACATCGAAAAGGCCCGCAATGATTTGAGTCTGAACGTGGCGTCGGCGTTTTTGCAGCTGGTGCTGGCCCAGGAGCTGGTGCGCGCCAACCAAACGCGCGTGGAAAGCGACCAGGCCCAGATTACGCGCAGCAAAATTCTGCTCAAGGCCGGCAGCATTCCCGAAAGCACCTTGCTCGACAGCCAGTCGCAGCTGGCCACCGACGAGCTGAACGTGGTGACGGCCCAGAACCAAGCCGACCTGGCCCGCCTGTCGTTGCTGCAGCTCATGAACATCGACCCGGCCAACGCGGCCGGGTTCGCCATCGAAGTGCCCCAGCTGCCCGACCCCGACGAGGAGGGCGCCCTGGCCCTGGATTTAAACGCGACGTACCAAACCGCCGCCGGCCGGCTCCCCGAAATCAGGGCGGCTGAGCTCCGGGTGCAAAGCGCCCGCCGGGGCACCGACCTGGCCCGCGGCGGCTACTACCCGCGCCTGGCCCTCACGGGACAGGTGTTTACGGGCTATTCGTCGGTGCGCACGGTCACGTCGGTGAGCAACGACTCGACGGCCCGCCGCACCACTTTTTACGTGAACAACGGCGGCGTGCAGACCCCGCTCACCGTCACCACGTACCAGCGCAACATCCTGAGTCTGCCGCAGGGATTCTGGGACCAGCTGAACCAAAACCTGGGCCAGCAAATCCAGTTCCAGCTCAACGTGCCCATTCTGAACGGCCTGCAGGTGCGCACCGGCGTGCAGCGCGCCATCATCAACGAGAAGGCCCAGTCGGTACGCGCCGAGCAGGCCCGCCTCACCCTGCGCCAGAGCATCGAGCAGGCCTACGCCGACGCCCGCGCCGCCCAGCTGCAGTACGCCGCGGCCAAGCGGCAGGTGGCCGCCCTCACGCTCACGCAGCGCAACTCGGAAATCCGTTTCAACAACGGCCTGCTCAATGGCACGGAGTTCAACATCGCCAAAAACAACCTGACGTTTGCCGAGTCGAACCGCATTCAGGCCAAGTACAGCTACATCTTCCGGCGCAAGGTGCTCGATTTCTATCAGGGCAAGCCGTTGACGCTGTAA
- a CDS encoding efflux RND transporter periplasmic adaptor subunit: MKNNRLLYILLGIIVVGLVGYTVAKKKGWVGKTGGVEVLVAKAGPANIVEKVSASGKVQPETEVKISPDVSGEIIELYVQEGDSVRKGQLLLRIRPDNYQALVNVQSAQVGTQRANVGQAQARLQQLLASAKQTELTYRRNASLYKQKVISQADYEASQAAYNASQEEINSARQQIRASQSTVSAASASLEEARKNLNKTTIYAPVSGTVSKLNVKKGERVVGTTQMAGTEIMRIANLNNMEVRVNVNENDVNNVNLGDSVEVEVDAYSNKDEKFRGLVTNIANTAKDALTAEAVTEFEVRIRLLPESYKHLLRTVRGQTIVPFRPGMTASVDIITDRKSNVLSVPLAAVTTRSDSSALKKNEKIAGRGNGAAMAADEKAGPKPEIQEVVFVVRDGKAVMTPVKTGISDFQNIEILSGVKAGDQVVSGPFRAVAKTLKDKATVDIKDEKSLNKEALKDDSDEGK, encoded by the coding sequence ATGAAAAACAACCGATTACTCTACATTCTGCTCGGCATCATCGTGGTGGGCCTGGTGGGCTACACCGTGGCCAAGAAAAAAGGCTGGGTGGGCAAGACCGGCGGCGTGGAAGTACTGGTGGCCAAAGCCGGCCCCGCCAACATTGTGGAGAAAGTGAGCGCCTCGGGCAAGGTGCAGCCCGAAACCGAAGTGAAAATCTCGCCCGACGTGTCGGGCGAAATCATCGAGCTCTACGTGCAGGAAGGCGATTCCGTGCGCAAAGGGCAGCTGCTGCTCCGCATCCGGCCCGATAACTACCAGGCCCTGGTGAACGTGCAAAGCGCCCAGGTGGGCACGCAGCGCGCCAACGTGGGGCAGGCCCAGGCCCGCCTGCAGCAGCTGCTGGCTTCGGCCAAGCAAACCGAGCTCACCTACCGCCGCAACGCCTCGCTGTACAAGCAAAAAGTTATTTCGCAGGCCGACTACGAAGCCAGCCAGGCGGCCTACAATGCCTCGCAGGAAGAAATAAACAGCGCCCGGCAACAGATTCGGGCGTCGCAGAGCACCGTGAGTGCGGCGTCGGCCTCGCTGGAAGAAGCCCGCAAAAACCTCAACAAAACCACCATCTACGCGCCGGTAAGCGGTACGGTGAGCAAGCTCAACGTGAAGAAAGGCGAGCGCGTGGTGGGCACCACCCAAATGGCCGGCACCGAAATCATGCGCATTGCCAACCTCAACAACATGGAGGTGCGCGTGAACGTGAACGAAAACGACGTGAACAACGTGAACCTCGGCGACTCGGTGGAAGTGGAGGTGGACGCCTACAGCAACAAGGACGAGAAATTCCGCGGCCTGGTCACCAACATTGCCAACACCGCCAAAGACGCCCTCACGGCCGAAGCCGTGACCGAGTTTGAGGTGCGCATTCGCCTGCTGCCCGAAAGCTACAAACACCTGCTGCGCACCGTGCGCGGCCAAACCATCGTGCCTTTCCGCCCGGGCATGACGGCTTCGGTGGACATCATCACCGACCGCAAAAGCAACGTGCTGAGCGTGCCCCTGGCCGCCGTGACCACTCGGTCGGACTCGTCGGCGCTGAAGAAGAACGAGAAGATTGCGGGCCGCGGCAACGGCGCGGCCATGGCCGCCGACGAAAAAGCCGGTCCCAAGCCCGAAATTCAGGAGGTGGTATTTGTGGTGCGCGACGGCAAAGCCGTAATGACGCCCGTGAAAACCGGCATCAGCGACTTCCAGAACATCGAAATTCTGAGCGGCGTGAAAGCCGGCGACCAGGTAGTGAGCGGACCCTTCCGCGCCGTGGCCAAAACCCTTAAAGACAAGGCCACGGTGGACATCAAAGACGAAAAGTCCCTCAACAAAGAAGCCCTGAAAGACGATTCGGACGAAGGCAAATAA
- a CDS encoding NAD(P)H-dependent glycerol-3-phosphate dehydrogenase, translating to MEKIAMLGGGSWATALTKILSENGARLDWWLRSKDDVQHLLRTRHNPRYLSAVQFDLNRVYPTTDLEEAIEEADWLVLAVPAAFVQPVLDKLDRDALKHKRVISAIKGMIPSKNQLVTDYVAERFRLGRHQLGVIAGPCHAEEVALEKQSYLTIGSPDAGLALEFCELLRNRFVSAHPAADLDGIEYCAVMKNIIALTGGIAHGLGYGDNFLAVLVSNAVQEIRRFLQAINPQPRDLSASAYLGDLLVTAYSQFSRNRTFGSMVGRGYSVKSAQLEMNMVAEGYYAVKSIHELNKKLKVNMPITEAAFNILYERIAPAVELEILKEKLR from the coding sequence TTGGAAAAAATCGCCATGCTCGGCGGCGGCTCCTGGGCCACCGCCCTCACCAAAATCCTCAGCGAAAACGGCGCCCGCCTCGACTGGTGGCTGCGCTCGAAGGACGACGTGCAGCACCTGCTGCGCACCCGCCACAACCCCCGCTACCTCTCGGCCGTGCAGTTCGACCTGAACCGCGTGTATCCGACCACCGACCTGGAAGAAGCCATTGAGGAAGCTGACTGGTTGGTGCTGGCCGTGCCCGCTGCCTTTGTGCAGCCGGTGCTCGACAAGCTGGACCGCGACGCCCTCAAGCACAAGCGCGTGATTTCGGCCATCAAGGGCATGATTCCGAGCAAAAACCAGCTCGTGACCGACTACGTAGCCGAGCGGTTTCGGCTGGGCCGGCACCAGTTGGGCGTGATAGCCGGGCCCTGCCACGCCGAGGAAGTGGCCCTGGAAAAGCAGAGCTACCTCACCATTGGCTCGCCCGACGCGGGGCTGGCGCTGGAGTTTTGCGAGCTGCTGCGGAACCGTTTCGTGAGCGCGCACCCGGCCGCCGACCTCGACGGCATTGAGTACTGCGCGGTGATGAAAAACATTATTGCCCTCACCGGCGGCATAGCGCACGGCCTGGGCTATGGCGACAATTTTCTGGCCGTGCTGGTGAGCAACGCGGTGCAGGAAATTCGACGCTTTCTGCAGGCCATTAACCCGCAACCGCGTGATTTGTCGGCTTCGGCCTACCTCGGCGACTTGCTGGTGACGGCGTATTCGCAGTTTTCGCGCAACCGCACCTTCGGCAGCATGGTGGGCCGGGGCTATTCCGTAAAATCCGCCCAGCTGGAAATGAACATGGTGGCCGAGGGCTACTACGCCGTCAAGTCCATTCACGAGCTTAACAAGAAGCTAAAGGTGAACATGCCCATCACCGAAGCCGCTTTCAACATCCTCTACGAGCGCATCGCGCCGGCCGTGGAGCTGGAGATTCTGAAAGAGAAGCTGCGCTAA
- a CDS encoding EamA family transporter: MNWLPLALLTALCLALYNFFIKLASNHLPPALGAVVLQLVAAALGAAWLLKLKLDGQPLAVSGKGLGLAALAGLGVGLAEILTFVVFQRGVSSSVGTPVIVGGSVLLTALLGLAVLRESLALPQALGLVLVVVGIALLARG, from the coding sequence ATGAACTGGTTGCCTCTTGCGCTGCTGACCGCCCTGTGCCTGGCGCTCTACAATTTCTTCATCAAGCTGGCGTCGAACCATCTGCCACCGGCGTTGGGAGCCGTGGTGCTACAGTTGGTAGCGGCCGCCCTGGGCGCGGCGTGGCTGCTGAAGCTAAAGCTGGACGGCCAGCCGCTGGCCGTGTCGGGTAAGGGGCTCGGGCTGGCGGCACTGGCGGGCTTGGGCGTGGGCCTAGCCGAAATCCTCACGTTTGTGGTGTTTCAGCGGGGCGTGTCGTCGTCGGTGGGCACGCCCGTGATAGTGGGCGGCTCGGTGCTGCTTACGGCGCTACTCGGGCTGGCCGTGCTGCGCGAAAGCCTGGCCCTGCCCCAGGCCCTGGGTTTGGTGCTGGTGGTGGTGGGCATCGCGCTGCTGGCGCGGGGCTAG